One window from the genome of Candidatus Didemnitutus sp. encodes:
- a CDS encoding oxidoreductase: MATALIAGGSGLVGGYLLQELLAAAEYDRVVAVARRPLGVDHPKLTQVTTDFAALRQLATPLRGDDAFCCLGTTIKKAGSREAFRAVDQGAVLAFAWAAQQGGAKRFFHVSSMGADAASRFFYTRVKGETEHALEVMNFETLGLFRPSLLLGPRTEYRLGERLSAMGLAISEPFLVGGWRKFRAIHAEVVARAMVRAALGSGPRGTLIFESDEIQDLGRR, encoded by the coding sequence ATGGCCACAGCGCTCATTGCCGGCGGGTCGGGGCTCGTCGGCGGCTATCTCCTGCAGGAACTGCTTGCCGCGGCGGAATACGACCGCGTGGTGGCGGTCGCGCGCCGCCCGCTCGGGGTGGATCATCCGAAGCTCACGCAGGTCACCACGGACTTCGCGGCGCTGCGGCAACTCGCCACGCCGCTGCGCGGGGACGATGCGTTCTGTTGTCTCGGGACGACGATCAAGAAGGCAGGTTCACGCGAGGCGTTCCGCGCCGTCGATCAGGGGGCGGTGCTGGCGTTCGCGTGGGCGGCGCAACAGGGTGGCGCGAAACGATTTTTCCACGTCTCGTCGATGGGCGCTGATGCGGCGTCGCGTTTTTTCTACACGCGCGTGAAGGGCGAAACGGAGCACGCGTTGGAAGTGATGAACTTCGAGACGCTCGGCCTCTTTCGCCCGAGCTTGTTGCTCGGGCCGCGGACGGAATATCGGCTGGGCGAGCGGCTGAGCGCGATGGGGCTGGCGATTTCTGAGCCGTTTCTCGTCGGAGGCTGGCGCAAGTTCCGCGCGATCCACGCTGAAGTGGTCGCGCGGGCGATGGTGCGCGCGGCGCTCGGAAGCGGGCCGCGCGGAACGCTTATTTTTGAATCGGACGAGATTCAGGATCTCGGTCGGCGCTAG
- a CDS encoding dipeptidase: MSASGPHDGFFTFDTHIDTPTASLMREGWDFGVRHERAGDRTQCDLPRMADGGIDALGFAVFLTQAARTPAGFALAHEKAMQVFDRIHAVVAQQADRCGIALCADDGPRLKAEGRRALYLAIENSYSLGLDAGNVAKFHARGVRMLGLNHMVHNDVADSSTDPRPPEWGGLSPFGKEVMAECNRLGIALDASHASDDALWDLIELSATPPLLTHSGCRAVCDHPRNIGDELLRALAAKGGVIQINALPIAVKNSPGNRQTEEGAKLLLQLKDLVLTPEIRAQFAGEWARIDREHPAPKCHLDDYIAHVEHAVAVAGIDHVGVGCDFDGGGGVEQLDQVSDYPNLTRALRARGWSEEALAKLWGQNTLRVLRACEAHAAKR, translated from the coding sequence ATGTCCGCGTCCGGCCCGCACGATGGTTTCTTCACTTTCGACACGCATATCGACACGCCCACGGCTTCGCTGATGCGCGAGGGCTGGGATTTCGGCGTGCGACACGAGCGCGCGGGCGACCGCACGCAATGCGACCTGCCGCGCATGGCCGACGGCGGCATCGATGCGCTCGGCTTCGCGGTGTTCCTCACGCAAGCGGCGCGCACGCCGGCGGGCTTCGCGCTGGCGCACGAGAAAGCGATGCAGGTCTTCGATCGCATCCACGCCGTCGTCGCGCAGCAGGCGGACCGCTGCGGCATCGCGCTCTGCGCCGACGACGGCCCGCGGCTCAAGGCCGAGGGCCGGCGCGCGCTCTACCTCGCGATCGAAAACAGCTACTCGCTCGGACTCGATGCGGGCAATGTGGCGAAATTCCACGCGCGCGGCGTGCGGATGCTCGGCCTGAATCACATGGTGCACAACGATGTCGCGGACTCGTCCACCGATCCGCGCCCGCCGGAGTGGGGCGGGCTGAGTCCGTTCGGCAAGGAAGTGATGGCCGAGTGCAACCGTCTCGGCATCGCGCTCGACGCCTCGCACGCGAGCGACGATGCGCTGTGGGATCTGATCGAACTCTCCGCCACGCCGCCATTGCTCACGCACAGCGGCTGCCGCGCGGTGTGCGACCACCCGCGCAACATCGGCGACGAACTCCTTCGCGCGCTCGCGGCCAAGGGCGGCGTCATCCAGATCAACGCGCTGCCGATCGCCGTGAAAAATTCCCCGGGCAACCGCCAGACCGAGGAAGGCGCGAAGCTCCTGCTCCAATTGAAGGACCTCGTGCTCACTCCCGAAATCCGTGCGCAATTCGCCGGCGAGTGGGCGCGGATCGATCGCGAACATCCCGCGCCGAAGTGCCATCTCGACGACTACATCGCGCACGTGGAACACGCGGTCGCGGTCGCCGGCATCGACCACGTCGGCGTCGGGTGCGACTTCGACGGCGGCGGCGGAGTCGAGCAACTTGACCAAGTCAGCGACTATCCGAACCTCACCCGCGCCCTGCGCGCGCGCGGCTGGAGCGAGGAAGCGCTGGCGAAATTGTGGGGCCAAAACACGCTGCGCGTCCTGCGCGCGTGCGAGGCGCACGCAGCGAAGCGGTAG
- the trxB gene encoding thioredoxin-disulfide reductase, protein MSDSPIENVVIVGTGCAGLTAAIYTGRANLQPLVIEGSLPGGQLTTTSEVENFPGFPEGVDGFMLMQNLRKQAEKFGTRYESGTVVGLDTSSWPHTLKLADREIKAKVVIVATGASPRMTGIPGEKELYGGKGVTTCATCDGAFYRNMDVAVVGGGDSAAEEALFLTRFAKKVYLVHRRDTLRASKIMADRATSHPKIECVWDSVPVAVEGVAEGAVSGLKIMNVKTNAESVLPVKGVFVAIGHVPNTEPFKGAVDTDEQGYFVPVTGSQVRTKTPGVYVAGDCADHVFRQAITAAGMGCQAAIEAERWLAEHGG, encoded by the coding sequence ATGTCTGACTCCCCCATCGAAAACGTCGTCATCGTCGGCACCGGGTGCGCCGGCCTCACCGCGGCCATCTACACCGGTCGCGCCAATCTGCAGCCGCTCGTCATCGAGGGCTCGTTGCCGGGCGGCCAGCTCACGACGACGTCCGAGGTGGAGAATTTCCCCGGCTTTCCCGAGGGCGTCGACGGCTTCATGCTGATGCAGAACCTGCGCAAGCAGGCGGAAAAATTCGGCACGCGTTACGAGAGCGGCACTGTCGTGGGCCTCGATACCTCGAGCTGGCCGCACACGCTCAAGCTCGCCGATCGCGAGATCAAGGCCAAGGTCGTCATCGTCGCCACCGGCGCCTCGCCGCGCATGACCGGCATCCCGGGCGAGAAGGAACTCTACGGCGGCAAGGGCGTGACGACTTGCGCGACGTGTGACGGCGCTTTCTACCGCAACATGGACGTCGCCGTCGTCGGCGGCGGCGACAGCGCGGCGGAAGAAGCGTTGTTCCTCACGCGTTTCGCCAAGAAAGTTTATCTCGTCCACCGCCGCGACACGCTGCGCGCCTCGAAGATCATGGCCGATCGCGCGACGTCGCACCCGAAGATCGAGTGCGTGTGGGACAGCGTGCCGGTCGCCGTCGAAGGCGTCGCCGAGGGCGCCGTCTCCGGCCTGAAGATCATGAACGTGAAGACTAACGCCGAGAGCGTCCTCCCGGTGAAAGGCGTCTTCGTCGCCATCGGCCACGTGCCGAACACCGAGCCGTTCAAGGGCGCGGTGGACACCGACGAGCAAGGCTACTTCGTGCCCGTCACCGGTTCGCAAGTGCGCACCAAGACTCCGGGCGTCTACGTCGCGGGCGATTGCGCCGACCATGTTTTCCGCCAAGCGATCACCGCCGCCGGCATGGGCTGCCAGGCCGCCATCGAAGCCGAACGCTGGCTCGCCGAACACGGTGGCTAA
- a CDS encoding D-alanyl-D-alanine carboxypeptidase family protein, with protein MAKHRYARLWAQLGIPADYPRTRGLPLQREATQLVLSARAHDDGKAIRLTPRADAAWRRMRDAAAANGLTLLPLSGFRSVARQTKIIRGHLAKGRPLADILRYVAAPGCSEHHTGRALDIGSPDESEHFAEAFDRTKEFRWLKKNAARFGFTLSYPKNNPHQIGYEPWHWCWRTP; from the coding sequence GTGGCTAAACACCGCTACGCGCGCCTCTGGGCGCAGCTCGGCATTCCGGCCGACTACCCGCGCACGCGCGGGCTGCCGTTGCAGCGCGAAGCGACGCAACTCGTGCTCTCCGCCCGGGCGCACGACGACGGGAAGGCGATCCGCCTGACGCCGCGCGCCGACGCCGCGTGGCGTCGCATGCGTGATGCCGCCGCGGCGAACGGACTGACGCTGCTGCCACTCTCGGGCTTCCGTAGTGTCGCGCGGCAGACGAAAATCATCCGCGGCCACCTCGCGAAAGGCCGGCCGCTGGCGGACATCCTCCGCTACGTCGCCGCACCGGGCTGCAGCGAGCACCACACCGGCCGCGCACTCGACATCGGCTCACCGGACGAGAGCGAACATTTCGCGGAGGCGTTCGATCGCACGAAGGAGTTCCGCTGGTTGAAGAAAAACGCGGCGCGCTTCGGCTTCACGCTCTCCTATCCGAAAAACAATCCGCACCAGATCGGCTACGAGCCTTGGCACTGGTGCTGGCGGACGCCGTGA
- the mdoH gene encoding glucans biosynthesis glucosyltransferase MdoH, which produces MAFRIKVPLLPFELHSPSRITRRRTAVVTFVVVVTATGSFLMGDLLWGMPLKGSAGVIWALFTLLFGLLSFGASQAAFGFLARRGRGDRATIFRTLPDDPATVPLAPTAIVLPVYNEEVTRVFAGLRAIYKSIERTGQLEHFDFFILSDSTEPDQWIKEELAWVELCRELGARGRIFYRKRRINSNKKAGNIGDFLRRWGRRFRYMVVLDADSVMAGESIVTMVRLMERNPRTGLIQSAPALMGAETLFARVLQFSSRLYGPIFLAGLNYWQQSEGNYWGHNAIIRVKAFIDHCALPQLPGREPFGGRILSHDFVEAALLRRAGYEVWLTPGLEGSYEELPPTLIDYAKRDRRWAQGNMQHVWLVFARGLHSVSRVHFAMGILAYSSSLFWFVSLVIGTLFMVGFNRTGLTWMPEPGVANLLGLPAGAQAGVLALATFVLLFLSKILAVIDLALQPGGTARFGGFGKVCAGVLGEVLFSILLAPVLMLFHAKFVVSIILGSGVKWVTQRRDSDDTIDWREAYETHKGHLALGLVWALALIFFAPGLLPWMSPVLLGMILAVPFSALTALRRYGQAAQRAGIFVTPDELDPPTELRELQAKLEEPATAAFSAEMGGRDVAFTRAVVDPYVNAVHRCQLRDRRARAETITEYFRMMQEHLLREGPAALKAHEKLALLADADSMDRLHREVWTRPLAELAPWWRDALAGYAPKAAA; this is translated from the coding sequence ATGGCCTTCCGCATCAAAGTCCCGCTGCTGCCCTTCGAGCTGCACTCGCCGTCGCGCATCACGCGCCGGCGCACCGCCGTCGTGACCTTCGTCGTCGTCGTGACCGCCACCGGCTCGTTCCTCATGGGCGATCTGCTTTGGGGCATGCCGCTGAAGGGCTCCGCGGGCGTTATCTGGGCGCTGTTCACGCTGCTGTTCGGTCTCCTTTCGTTTGGCGCCTCGCAGGCGGCGTTCGGTTTCCTCGCGCGCCGCGGTCGTGGGGACCGTGCGACGATCTTCCGCACGCTGCCCGACGATCCCGCGACCGTGCCGCTCGCGCCGACCGCGATCGTGCTGCCGGTCTACAACGAGGAAGTGACGCGCGTCTTCGCCGGCCTGCGCGCGATCTACAAATCCATCGAGCGCACCGGGCAGCTCGAGCACTTCGACTTTTTCATTCTTAGCGACTCGACCGAGCCGGACCAGTGGATCAAGGAGGAGCTCGCCTGGGTTGAACTCTGCCGCGAACTCGGCGCGCGTGGTCGCATCTTCTACCGCAAGCGCCGCATCAACTCGAACAAGAAGGCCGGCAACATCGGCGACTTCCTCCGTCGCTGGGGCCGCCGCTTCCGCTATATGGTCGTGCTCGACGCCGACAGCGTGATGGCGGGCGAGTCGATCGTCACGATGGTGCGCCTGATGGAGCGCAACCCGCGCACCGGCCTCATCCAGTCCGCGCCCGCGCTCATGGGCGCCGAGACGCTGTTCGCGCGCGTGCTGCAATTCTCCTCGCGGCTCTACGGCCCGATCTTTCTCGCCGGCCTGAATTATTGGCAACAGAGCGAGGGCAACTACTGGGGCCACAACGCGATCATCCGCGTGAAAGCCTTCATCGATCACTGCGCGCTGCCGCAACTGCCCGGCCGCGAACCGTTCGGCGGTCGCATCCTCTCGCACGATTTCGTCGAAGCCGCGCTGCTGCGCCGCGCCGGCTACGAGGTGTGGCTCACGCCGGGACTCGAGGGCAGTTACGAGGAACTGCCGCCGACGCTGATCGACTACGCGAAGCGCGACCGCCGCTGGGCGCAGGGCAACATGCAGCACGTGTGGCTCGTGTTCGCGCGCGGCCTGCACAGCGTCAGTCGCGTGCACTTTGCGATGGGCATTCTCGCCTACAGCTCGTCGCTCTTCTGGTTCGTGTCGCTCGTCATCGGCACGCTCTTCATGGTCGGCTTCAATCGCACCGGCCTCACCTGGATGCCCGAGCCGGGCGTGGCCAATCTCCTGGGCCTGCCAGCCGGCGCGCAGGCGGGCGTGCTCGCGCTCGCGACGTTCGTGTTGCTGTTCCTCTCGAAGATTCTCGCGGTGATCGATCTGGCGTTGCAACCCGGTGGCACGGCGCGCTTCGGCGGCTTCGGCAAGGTCTGCGCTGGCGTGCTCGGCGAAGTGCTTTTCTCCATCCTGCTCGCGCCGGTGCTGATGCTCTTCCATGCGAAGTTCGTCGTCTCGATCATCCTCGGCAGCGGCGTGAAATGGGTTACGCAACGCCGTGACAGCGACGACACGATCGACTGGCGCGAAGCCTATGAGACGCACAAGGGCCACCTCGCGCTCGGACTCGTTTGGGCGCTCGCGCTGATCTTCTTCGCGCCGGGGTTGCTGCCTTGGATGTCGCCCGTGTTGCTCGGCATGATCCTCGCGGTCCCGTTCTCCGCGCTCACCGCGCTGCGTCGCTACGGGCAGGCTGCGCAACGAGCGGGCATCTTCGTCACGCCGGACGAGCTCGACCCGCCGACCGAGCTGCGCGAATTGCAGGCCAAGCTCGAGGAGCCGGCGACCGCGGCGTTCAGCGCGGAAATGGGCGGACGCGACGTGGCGTTCACCCGCGCGGTGGTCGACCCCTACGTGAACGCCGTCCACCGCTGCCAGCTGCGCGACCGTCGCGCGCGCGCCGAGACGATCACGGAATATTTTCGCATGATGCAGGAGCACCTGCTCCGCGAAGGACCGGCGGCGCTGAAGGCGCACGAGAAGCTCGCGCTGCTCGCCGATGCCGACTCGATGGACCGCCTCCATCGCGAAGTATGGACGCGTCCGCTCGCCGAACTCGCCCCGTGGTGGCGCGACGCACTCGCCGGTTACGCGCCCAAAGCCGCCGCGTGA
- a CDS encoding glucan biosynthesis protein: protein MNFHRPIPTLAAFACLTSAVSLRAGVERVTVDHEYVKQLAAEIATEPYEPPREQVSPFFRKLGYDQYRRIRFIPENSLWRAENLPFQVQFFHPGYLFNQTVEVHEFTATHTQPLPFTQKFFDYQELKPSFWAKRGLNYAGFRVINEINQPGKWDEIVSFLGASYFRALAKEQRYGLSARGLALNSGGPAPEEFPSFIEFWLGKPDAGAKSLVVHALLDSKSVCGAYSFVITPGDETVVDVKATLYFRTAVDLPGFAPLTSMFWYGEMSPHHFGDFRPEVHDSDGLLVAPSKDERVWRPLTNPPGLLRTDIPASALAGFGLLQRDRNFSSYEDLEAFYHMRPSVWVEAIGPWPAGKVRLVELPAGNEFNDNIVAFFTPDAPVTLNKPMELNWRLHWTNASTFGGAPGWVRSTRQTQHDGAENRTRYVVDFNGLKPDVVPVDAELFPEIVTAGPAKLEHTHVVRNEQDGSWRLVMAFSAPAGSPLTELRARLKLGDKVVTETWAMSWKP from the coding sequence ATGAATTTTCATCGTCCCATCCCGACGCTCGCCGCTTTCGCGTGCCTCACCTCTGCCGTGTCGCTCCGCGCCGGCGTGGAGCGAGTCACGGTCGATCACGAATACGTGAAGCAGCTCGCGGCCGAGATCGCCACCGAGCCCTATGAGCCGCCGCGCGAGCAGGTGAGTCCGTTTTTCCGCAAGCTCGGCTACGACCAATATCGCCGCATCCGCTTCATCCCGGAGAACTCGTTGTGGCGCGCGGAGAATCTGCCGTTCCAGGTCCAATTCTTCCATCCCGGCTACCTCTTCAACCAGACCGTCGAGGTGCACGAATTCACCGCGACGCACACGCAGCCGCTGCCGTTCACCCAGAAATTCTTCGATTACCAGGAGCTGAAACCGTCCTTCTGGGCCAAGCGCGGGCTGAACTACGCGGGCTTCCGCGTGATCAACGAAATCAACCAACCCGGCAAGTGGGACGAGATCGTCTCGTTCCTCGGCGCGAGTTACTTCCGTGCCCTCGCGAAGGAGCAGCGCTACGGTCTCTCCGCGCGCGGTCTCGCGCTCAACTCCGGCGGACCCGCCCCGGAGGAATTCCCGTCGTTCATCGAGTTCTGGCTCGGCAAACCCGACGCCGGCGCGAAATCCCTCGTCGTTCATGCGCTGCTCGACAGCAAATCCGTCTGCGGCGCCTACAGCTTCGTCATCACGCCCGGCGACGAGACCGTCGTGGACGTGAAGGCCACACTCTACTTCCGCACCGCCGTCGACCTGCCGGGCTTCGCGCCGCTCACGAGCATGTTCTGGTATGGCGAGATGTCGCCGCATCACTTCGGTGATTTCCGTCCCGAGGTGCACGACTCCGACGGCCTGCTCGTGGCACCGAGCAAGGACGAGCGCGTCTGGCGCCCGCTCACGAACCCGCCCGGCCTGCTCCGCACCGACATCCCCGCGTCCGCGCTCGCCGGCTTCGGCCTGCTCCAGCGCGACCGTAACTTCTCCAGCTACGAGGATCTCGAGGCGTTCTACCACATGCGCCCCAGCGTCTGGGTCGAAGCCATCGGCCCATGGCCCGCCGGCAAAGTCCGCCTCGTCGAACTGCCCGCCGGCAACGAATTCAACGACAACATCGTCGCCTTCTTCACGCCCGATGCGCCGGTCACGCTCAACAAACCGATGGAGCTGAACTGGCGCCTGCACTGGACCAACGCCTCGACCTTCGGCGGCGCGCCGGGCTGGGTGCGCTCCACGCGCCAGACGCAGCACGACGGCGCGGAAAACCGCACACGCTACGTCGTCGACTTCAACGGCCTCAAACCCGACGTCGTCCCCGTCGACGCCGAGCTTTTCCCCGAGATCGTGACCGCCGGCCCCGCCAAGCTCGAGCACACGCACGTCGTCCGCAACGAACAGGACGGCTCGTGGCGCCTCGTCATGGCATTCTCCGCGCCCGCCGGCTCGCCGCTCACCGAACTGCGCGCCCGCCTGAAACTCGGCGACAAAGTCGTCACCGAGACCTGGGCGATGTCCTGGAAACCGTGA
- a CDS encoding transcriptional repressor: MDTETTPFTPDALVKRLTDSGLRPTPQREVVFKVIVEKRDHPTADEIFARVKSQMPTISLATVYNCLETLVQCGLVRQVNFERAPTRYCPNLCQHAHFRDEATGELHDIDLPADVIARLHELLPTGFNATDIELSFRGKAAPGAAALSHGAN, encoded by the coding sequence ATGGATACCGAAACCACGCCTTTCACCCCCGACGCGCTCGTGAAGCGCCTCACCGACTCCGGCCTGCGCCCCACTCCGCAGCGCGAAGTCGTTTTCAAGGTCATCGTCGAAAAACGCGACCACCCGACCGCCGACGAAATCTTCGCCCGCGTGAAGTCGCAGATGCCGACCATCTCGCTCGCCACGGTCTACAACTGCCTCGAGACGCTCGTGCAATGCGGCCTCGTGCGCCAAGTGAACTTCGAACGCGCGCCCACGCGCTATTGCCCGAATCTCTGCCAGCACGCGCATTTCCGCGACGAGGCGACGGGCGAACTGCACGACATCGACCTGCCCGCCGACGTCATCGCCCGCCTGCACGAACTGCTGCCGACCGGTTTCAACGCGACGGACATCGAACTGAGCTTCCGCGGCAAGGCCGCTCCGGGCGCTGCCGCTCTCTCCCACGGCGCCAACTGA
- the sufC gene encoding Fe-S cluster assembly ATPase SufC, with protein sequence MSQLEIKDLHISIGDKPIVKGLSLTINQGEVHAIMGPNGTGKSTLSKAIAGHPDYTITSGDVLMNGQSILSMEVDERARAGLFLAFQYPSEIPGVSIANFLRAAVQARMAEGEELDATAYYKRLYSKMDMLKIDRKFTSRSVNEGFSGGEKKRCEILQMAMLEPKFSVMDETDSGLDIDALRIVAEGVNALRGATLGVLLITHYQRLLNYIVPDFVHVMYDGRIVKSGDKSLALELEAKGYDWVKKELVKA encoded by the coding sequence ATGAGCCAACTCGAAATCAAAGACCTCCATATCAGCATCGGCGACAAGCCCATCGTCAAAGGCCTCAGCCTGACGATCAACCAGGGCGAAGTGCACGCCATCATGGGCCCCAACGGCACCGGCAAAAGCACGCTCTCCAAAGCCATCGCCGGCCACCCCGACTACACAATCACGAGCGGTGACGTGCTGATGAACGGTCAGTCGATTCTCTCCATGGAAGTCGACGAACGCGCCCGCGCCGGCCTCTTCCTCGCCTTCCAATACCCAAGCGAAATCCCCGGCGTCTCGATCGCCAACTTCCTCCGCGCCGCCGTCCAGGCCCGCATGGCCGAGGGCGAGGAGCTCGACGCCACCGCCTACTACAAGCGCCTCTACTCGAAGATGGACATGCTCAAGATCGACCGGAAGTTCACCTCCCGCTCGGTCAACGAGGGCTTCTCCGGCGGCGAGAAAAAGCGCTGCGAAATCCTCCAGATGGCGATGCTCGAGCCCAAGTTCTCCGTCATGGACGAGACCGACTCCGGCCTCGACATCGACGCTCTCCGCATCGTCGCCGAAGGCGTCAACGCCCTCCGCGGTGCCACGCTCGGCGTGCTGCTCATCACGCACTACCAGCGCCTCCTGAACTACATCGTCCCCGACTTCGTCCACGTCATGTATGACGGCCGCATCGTGAAGAGCGGCGACAAGTCACTCGCGCTCGAGCTCGAAGCCAAGGGCTACGACTGGGTGAAGAAGGAACTCGTCAAAGCCTGA